The genomic DNA GACGAACTCGCCGGCCGCAATGTGCTCGAAAATCTCGGGTGCGAACGCGTAGATGCCGGTGTTGACTAGCCGGCTCTGCTCCGTTCCTTTCGGCGGCTTCTCTTGAAAGCCGACGATTCGCCCGGACGGCTCGGTCACCACGACGCCGTAGTGCTCGACTTCATCGCGTTCGACCAGGCCGATCGTGGCGATCGCGCGCCGCTCGCTATGAAACGCGAACAAACGATCTAACGGCAAATCGGTTAAATCATCGCAGCCGACGACGACGAACGGTCCGCCTCGCAGAAACGACTCCAGCTGTTTGACCGCGCCGGCGCTGCCCAGCAACCGTGACTCGTGCAGATATTCGAGCCTTACTCCAAACGCCGAACCGTCGCCGAGCGCGCGGACGATCTCGTCGGCCAGATAGTGCACGTTGATGGCGATTTCGTCGAACCCGTACGTTTTGAGATAGCGGATCAAGTGCACCGCGTTCGGTTCGCCCGCCACGGGAACCAGCGGTTTGGGTACTTGTTTCGTCAGCGGATACAGCCGCGTGCTCAAGCCGCCGGCCAAAATCATCGCACGCACGGTTAGGTTTTTCCCTTCGCAAATCGCGATCGCAGGCTTTCGCCGGCGATCAGCAAGACAAACTGCGGCAACGCCAATTGGCGCCGCCAGCGGCGCGGCTCCTTGAGCAGACGATAGAGCCACTCAGCGCGCATCCGGCGCCATGCCGGCGGCGCGCGCTTAACGGTGCCGCTGATCACATCAAACGAGCCGCCCACGCCGATGCCGGCCCCGCACCCCGTCGCGTGGAGATGCTCGGCGAGCCAAAACTCTTGGCGCGGCGAACCCAAGCCGGCGAGCAGCACGCGCGCTCCCGACTCGCGAATCCGCGCGGCCAGCGCGTCCGATTCTTCCAGCGGGAAAAAGCCATCGTGCGTTCCTGCAATGATCAGCCCGGGATACCGCTGCTGCAGCGTCTGGGCCGCGCGCTGCGCGATGCCGGGCGCGCCGCCGAGAAGGTAGACCGGCATGGGATCGTGCGCCAGACGATCGCAAAGATGTTCGATCAGTTCGACGCCGGTGACGCGTTCGCGCAGCGGCGCGCCGCGCGCT from Candidatus Baltobacteraceae bacterium includes the following:
- a CDS encoding WecB/TagA/CpsF family glycosyltransferase; this encodes MLEILGCRLDPIDAGAATEAILGFARDGRGAQIVTLGTEMVVYAQKDERFRRAINACALSLCDTVGLLAVAQARGAPLRERVTGVELIEHLCDRLAHDPMPVYLLGGAPGIAQRAAQTLQQRYPGLIIAGTHDGFFPLEESDALAARIRESGARVLLAGLGSPRQEFWLAEHLHATGCGAGIGVGGSFDVISGTVKRAPPAWRRMRAEWLYRLLKEPRRWRRQLALPQFVLLIAGESLRSRFAKGKT
- a CDS encoding NDP-sugar synthase; translated protein: MILAGGLSTRLYPLTKQVPKPLVPVAGEPNAVHLIRYLKTYGFDEIAINVHYLADEIVRALGDGSAFGVRLEYLHESRLLGSAGAVKQLESFLRGGPFVVVGCDDLTDLPLDRLFAFHSERRAIATIGLVERDEVEHYGVVVTEPSGRIVGFQEKPPKGTEQSRLVNTGIYAFAPEIFEHIAAGEFVDFGKNVFPALQAANAAFFGYDARGAYWCDIGTPGEYRRASFDVVDGQFELAGARARGIDASATVAPDARIDANVWVGEGASIERAVRIAGPSVIGSGVRIEAGATIERSILWQDARVGAGADIRGSIVGMGYRVPAGATLRDAVVANEPVEV